The genomic region CAGCTACTATCCCATGACGGTGAAAAAGCACCTGCGCGCCCAGGAGATCGCGGAAGAAAACCGGTTGCCCTGCATCTATCTCGTGGACTCGGGCGGGGCCAATCTTCCGCGCCAGGACGAGGTCTTCCCCGACAAGAACCACTTCGGCCGCATCTTCTTCAACCAGGCGCGGATGTCGGCGAAGGGAATCCCCCAGATCGCGGTGGTGATGGGCTCCTGCACCGCCGGCGGCGCCTATGTGCCGGCGATGGCGGACGAGAGCATCATCGTCCAGAACCAGGGCACGATCTTCCTCGGCGGCCCGCCGCTGGTCAAGGCGGCGACCGGCGAGGAGGTCTCGGCAGAGGAGCTCGGTGGCGGCGACGTCCATGCGCGGATCTCGGGCGTCGTGGACCATCTCGCCCGCGACGACGCCCAGGCGCTCGTGATGGCGCGGCGGATCGTCGCGCGGCTCAACTGGCGCAAGCAGGGGCGGCTGGAGATCGCCGAGCCGCGCGAGCCGCTCCATGATCCGGCCGAGATCGGCGGCATCATCCCGGCCGATCCCCGCCAGCCCTATGACGTGCGCGAGGTGATCGCCCGGATCGTCGACGGCTCGGAGTTCGACGAGTTCAAGAAGAACTACGGCACGACGCTGGTGACGGGCTTTGCGCGGATCTGGGGCTATCCGGTCGCGATCCTCGCCAACAACGGCGTGCTGTTCTCGGAGTCGGCCCTGAAGGGTGCGCATTTCATCGAGCTCGCCTGCCAGCGGCGGATCCCGCTCGTCTTCCTGCAGAACATCACCGGCTTCATGGTCGGCAGGAAGTACGAGCACGGCGGCATCGCGAAGGACGGCGCGAAGCTGGTGACCGCCGTGGCCTGCGCGGACGTTCCGAAGTTCACGGTGATCATCGGCGGCTCCTTCGGGGCGGGCAACTACGGCATGTGCGGGCGCGCCTACGGGCCGCGGTTCCTGTGGATGTGGCCGAACGCGCGCATCTCGGTGATGGGCGGCGAGCAGGCGGCCAACGTGCTCGCCACCATCCGCCGCGACGCGCTGGCCAAGAAGGGGATCGACTGGCCGGCCGAGGAGGAGGAGGCCTTCAAGGCCCCCATCCGCGAGCAGTACGAGCGCCAGGGTCATCCCTATTATGCGAGCGCGCGGCTGTGGGATGACGGCATCATCGCTCCCGAGGATACCCGCCGCGTGCTGGCCATGGGGATTTCCGCCGCCCTCAACGCGCCCGTCGCCGACACCCGCTTCGGCGTCTTCCGGATGTAGGGGATGGGCCGCGCACTGCTGGGGAGCCGAAGCCATGTCTGAAACCCTGGAAATCGGGCTCGAGGACGACGGTGTCGCCACCGTCCGGCTGAACCGGCCGGACGTGCACAACGCCTTCAACGAGGAGCTTATCGCCGCACTCCACCGGGCCTTCGACGAGCTCGGGCGCGATGAGGCGGTGCGTGTCGTGATCCTGCGCGGGCGCGGGGCGAATTTCTGCGCCGGCGCGGATCTCGACTGGATGCGCCGGGCCGCCGACTTCGGGCCGGAGGAGAACCGGCGCGACGCCGAGAAGCTTTCCGAGATGCTCCATGCGCTCAACAGCCTGCCGAAGCCGGTCGTCGCTCTGGTTCACGGTGCCGCGGTCGGCGGCGGGGTGGGGCTTGTGGCCTGCGCGGACATCGTGGTTGCGGTGCGCGATGCGCGCTTCGCCTTCACGGAGGTGCGGCTCGGGCTCACACCGGCCACCATCAGCCCCTATGTGATCGCGAAGATCGGCGAGAGCGCGGCCCGCCGCTATTTCCTGACCGGCGAGCGCTTCGATGCGATTGCCGCCCACGACATGGGGCTGGTGCACGAGCTCGTGGGCGGGGTCGAGGATCTGGACACCGCCGCCGCGCGCATCACGGCGGCGCTTCTTGCCGCCCCGCCCGGGGCGCTCGCCGCCACGAAGGCGCTGATCGCCACCGTCAAGGGCCGGTCCATTGATGCCGCTTTGCGGCGCGAGACCGCGCGCATCATCGCCGAGCGGCGCGAGAGCGACGAGGCGCGCGAGGGCATCGCCGCCTTCTTCGCCCGGCGGCGACCCGGCTGGGCGCCGGCACGCAAGGACGATGCGCGGACGAGGCAGGGGGAAGGATGAGGCCGTGCCGCTTTTCGAGCGCATCCTGATCGCCAACCGCGGGGAGATCGCCCGGCGCGTGATCCGCAGCTGCCGGGCGCTCGGCGTCTCGCCCGTCGCGGTCTATGCCGAACCCGATCGCGACGCCCCCCATGTGCGCGAGGCCGACGAGGCGCTGGCGCTCCCGGGCGCGGATCCCCGCGCGGCCTATCTGGACGCCGCGGCGCTGATCGCGGCGGCGAAGGCGGCGGGTGCCGAGGCGATCCACCCGGGCTACGGCTTCCTCTCGGAAAACCCGGCCTTCGCGGAAAGCTGTGCCGAGGCCGGCATCGTCTTCATCGGGCCGCCGCCCGGGGCCATGCGCGCCATGGCCGAAAAGGACGCCGCCAAGCGGCTGATGGCCGAGGCGGGCGTGCCGGTGGTGCCCGGCTATCACGGTGCCGAGCAGGACGAGGCGACGCTTCTGGCCGAGGCGCGGCGCATCGGCTTTCCCGTCCTCATCAAGGCGGTCGCCGGCGGCGGCGGCAAGGGCATGCGGCTGGTCGAGCGCGAGGCGGATTTCGCCGAGGCGCTGGCGGCCGCCCGGCGCGAGGCGGCGGGCGCCTTCGGCAACGACCGCGTGCTCATCGAGCGGTACGTCACCCGCCCGCGCCATGTGGAGGTGCAGGTCTTCGGCGATGCGACGGGGCGCGTCGTGGCGCTGTATGAGCGCGACTGCTCGATCCAGCGTCGCCATCAGAAGATCGTCGAGGAGGCGCCGGCCCCCGGCCTGCCGGAGGAGCTGCGCGCGCGGATGCTCGAGGCGGCGGTCCGCGGCGCCGAGGCGATCGGCTATGTGAACGCCGGCACGATGGAGTTCATCGTCGATGCCGCCGGCCCCCTCGATGCCGGGACCCCCTTCTACTTCATGGAAATGAACACGCGCCTGCAGGTCGAGCATCCGGTGACCGAGATGGTGACCGGGCTCGATCTCGTCGCCTGGCAGATCCGGGTTGCGGCCGGCGAGCCGCTGCCGGCGGACTGGCCGCCGCCGCTTTCCGGGCATGCGATCGAGCTGCGGCTTTATGCCGAGGATCCGGCCCGTGGCTTCCTGCCGCAGACGGGGCGGATCTTCCACCTGCGCCTGCCGGAGGGCCGGCCGGGCATCCGCGCGGACTTCGGTGTGGAGGAGGGGGGCGCCGTCACGCCGCATTACGACCCGATGATCGGAAAGCTCATCGCCCATGGCGCGGACCGGGAGGAGGCGCGGCGGCGCCTGATCGCGGCGCTCGATGCGCTCGAGATCGCGGGGGTGAGGACGAACCGGGCGTTCCTGCGCCGCGTCGTCTCGCATCCCGCCTTCGCCGAAGGCCGGGTCGACACGCGCTTCGTCGCGGACCACGAGGCCGAGCTCCAGGGCGGGGATGAGGCGCCGGCGTTCACGGACTGGGCGCTTGCGGCCGCCGCCGTCCAGCACAGGCGGGTGCACGTGCGCCGGCGGCATGCCGCGCAGGGCGGGCCGGATCCGCATTCGCCGTTTGGCCTTGCAGATGGCTTCCGCCTCAATCTGCCGGCCACCGAAGAGATGCTTCTGTCGGCCGGCGGTGCGGATCGCAGGCTGCAACTTGTCCATGAAGGCGAGTGCGGCCTTCTCGTGCGGGATGGCGAGGAAAGCGTGCGTATCGGGCTTGCGGGCGAGGACGGCGAAGGCCGCCTTCTCCTGCGTCTGGATGGCCGGCTGGTGCGTCTGCGCGCCGTCGAGCGCGACCACGAGCTGCATCTGTTCGTGGACGGCCGGCATCTCGTCTTCCATCGCCATTCGGCGCGCTGGGAGGACGAGGAGGAGGCCGAGGGCCCGGGCGAGCTGCGCGCGCCGATGCCGGGCAGGGTGCTCGCGCTCAAGGTGAAGGAGGGCGAGGCGGTGGAGCGCGACGCGGTGCTGCTCGTGCTTGAGGCGATGAAGATGGAGCATCCCTTGCGCGCCCCGCGCGCCGGCATCGTCCGCAAGCTTGCGGTGCGCGAGGGCGACCAGGTGGAGGAGGGTGCGCTGCTGCTCGCGCTCGCCGACGCCGGGGATGGCGCCTGAGAGGCAGAGGGGGAGGGGAAGATGGCCGATGACGCCGTCCGCGACGGGCTCGCGATCACGCTTGAGGACGTGGAGGCCGCCCGTGACCGCATCCGCGATGCGCTCGTGCGCACGCCGGTGATCCGCTCGGGGCCGCTGTCGGATCTCGTCGGCGCGGAGGTGTTCCTGAAGCTCGAGATCTTCCAGTACACGGCCTCGTTCAAGGAGCGCGGCGCGCTCAACCGCCTGCTTGCGCTGAGCCCCGACGAGCGCCGGCGCGGGGTGGTCGCGATGTCCGCCGGCAATCATGCGCAGGGCGTCGCGCGCCACGCCGCCCGGCTCGGGATCCCGGCGACCATCGTGATGCCGCGCACGACGCCGTTTACCAAGGTCCGCAACACCGAGCGCCTGGGGGCGGAGGTCGTGCTCGTCGGCGACACCCTCCAGGAGGCGCTCGATCACGCCCGCCGGCTGGAGGCGGAGGGCCGCGTCTTCATCCATCCCTTCGACGATCCGCTGATAATGGCGGGCCAGGGCACGCTCGCCCTCGAATTCCTGAAGGACGTCCCCGATCTCGATGCGCTGATCGTGCCGATCGGCGGGGGCGGGCTGATGGCCGGCGTCGCGGTGGCGGCGAAGGGCGTGCGCCCCGACATCCGGATCTTCGGCGTCCAGTCCGAGAACTATCCGTCCATGAAGGCGGCACTCGAGGGCCGCGAGATTACGCCGAAGCCCATGACGGTGGCCGAAGGCATCGCGGTCAAGGCGCCCGGGCGGCTGACCCTGCCCATCGTGCGGGCGCTGGTGGACGACATCTTCGTGGTCGAGGAATGGCGGATCGAGGACGCCATCGATCTGCTGGCCGAGGTCGAGAAGATCGTCGTCGAGGGCGCCGGGGCCGCTCCGCTCGCCGCGCTGCGGCGCGAGCGCCGGGCCTTCGAGGGGCGGCGGGTCGGGCTGGTGGTGACCGGCGGCAACATCGATCCGAGAACGCTTACCGCCTGCATGCTGCGGCGGATGGTGCGCGACGGCCGGCTGGCGCGGCTCAAGGTCACGACACCCGACGTGCCGGGCTCGCTCTCGCGCATCACCGCGGTGATCGGACGTGCCGGCGGCAACATCCTCGACGTCGTCCACCAGCGGCCGTTCGCCGCCGCCCCCGTGCGCTATACCGAGATCGAGCTCGTGGTCGAGACCAAGGACCGCGCCCATACCGAACAGCTCATCGCGGCGCTTGCCGGCGAGGGCTTCGCGGTGGAGAACATCTCGGGGGACACGCACAGAAAGGCGCAATCTCTTTAACGGGGGCAAAAACACTCATGAAGGCCATCTTCCTAGATGATGCCGGAGTCACCGGGAGAAAACGGTCCTCTGACCAGCCTATTCTGTTGCTGGGCGGCATCATTCTTGATATTGATCGAATGCCGGATGTTCATCAGAGATTTGACGAGATCGTCACCAGAACATTTAACAGCATATCTGGCGCCTCAATACCGGAAACTCATGCTCGACCAGAAATTCATGCACGGCCGATCGTCAGTGGAAAGATGCCTTTTGGCTCCCTTACTATGGATGAACGCTTAAAGATTTTTGAAGATGTCTATGACCTTATATCAGAGTACGACGGACATGTATGTTGCTTCGCATTCTTGAAGGATAATTACATAATTGGTAAAGGTCATCCGTATCACATCGCCTTTCAGATTCTATGTGAGCGGATCGAAGAGTATCTTGAAAGCCTGAATGAGTATGCTCTCATTTTTATGGACCGGAACTCCGAGGTCGAGCATGAGCTCGTGAGAAATTTGTCCTCTTTCAGAGCGCAGGGATTTGTTTGGGGAACGCCGCGTCGGGAGCGCGTGACACGAATCATTGGTGCCTTACACACTGTTGATTCCAAGCATGATACCTTCATTCAGATTGCTGATTTGGTCGTCTATGGTCTTTATCAGATGGAAACGTTGCAAGATGTGGCCATCGATCATGAAAAAGGGGAATCAAAGAATTCCATAACACTTTGCCTGAGAACGAGAATAAGGGACATATTTCTCCAGAAAATTGAGAAAAGAATTTGTATCAGGCGTCGTTGGCCTGAGCATCCGTTCATTTGATGGGTAAGGAACCGGATTTTTAGGGATGGGTGCCGATTTTATCCGACATTCCGGGTTCCGAGAATGATTATAATTAAAAAGAGCCAACCAAGGCCTCGAAGGCTGGGGCTCACAAAGGGCGAACCCGCTCTTGGCTGGCTGTACCTCGTATGCCACATTTCGCCCGTGGCGCGCAAGGGCCTGCTGCTGGGGGCTAGGATGGCGGCGCCACGCGCATGGTGTGCTGATCAGTGCGTGCGCCGCAGGGGCCGGATCCTACCGTCCCCGGTAGCGGCTGGCGGGGAAGACGAGGCGGGTGACGTGTCCGCGCGCGCGCTTTTTCGTGCGGCCGGCGGGCGGCTCCGGTTCGTCCAGCTCCATGTGCCCGCCGTGGAGCTCGATATAGGCCTTGGCCATGGGAAGTCCGGCGGTGAGCCGGCGCGTGGGCGCGCTGTAGACGTCCGCCTCCTCCTCGAGCGCCGCCACCGCGCGTTCGACATCCGCCAGTTCCAGGCGCGGTCCCGCGTCCTCCACCGCAAGGAAGACGCCGCCGTCGCCGCTGCGGCCGATGCGGCAGCGGATGGGCGTGCCCGGCGGGGCGGCGCGCAGCGCGTTGTCGAAGAGCGCCTCCGTCATCTTTTCGACGAGCTCGGGATCCGCCAGCACGGGCCCGATGCCCGCCTCCACGGCGAACAGGACCCGGCCCATGTCTTCGGCGCGCAGGAAGCGCTTCGTGACCCGCCGCACGAGGGCCTCCAGATGCACCTCCTCGTCCTTGACGGCGAAGCGCTGGGGATCGTCGGCGACGGCGGCGGCCAGCATGTCCTCGATGCGGAACAGCAGCTCGCGGCCGGCGGCATGGATGTCGCGCGCATAGGCGGCGCGCTGCGCCGCGTCCAGTTTCATGAGGGCTTCGTTCTGGAGGATCTCTGACAGGCCCAGGATGCCGTTGAGCGGCGTGCGCAGATCATGGCTCAGCCGCGCCAGCATGCGCTCGCGTGCCGCGCGCACCGCCAGAAGCTCCGCGGTCAGCGCCTCGATCTGCGCCTCGAGATCTGCGCCCAGGGGATGCACCACGAGCACGTAGCGCAGCGGCGTGCCGCGGCCGCCGAAGGGGCGGAAGACGAGGCGGCACGGCAGCGGACGGCCGTCGCCGTCCTGAAGACGCCCTTCGGCGGTGAAGGCCTGGTGGCGAATCAGCGCCCGGCGCAGACCCTGCGCGTCGCCCAGCCCGCCGCGCGCGAACAGCGCCAGCACGTTGCGGCCGACGAGCGTGCGCTTGTCGCGCGGCTTCAGGCCCAGGATCCGCAGGGCCGCCGGATTGCAGTCGCTGACGGTCAGCGCGTGAGTCGCGAGATCCAGGTCGAGGATGAAGATGGGCGCGAGGGACTCCTCGAAGATGGCGTCGAACAGACCGATGCCCGCCGCCCGCACCTCCGCCCGCGGGATCTCGAGCGGTTTGAAACGGATCGCATCATCCTGCGGCGGGGGAGCCACGCGCGGTCCCTCCCTTGCCAGACCTTGCCGAAGAAGCCGGCCGGGCATCCGGCCGCTCACCGATTGGGCGCCAATATGGTTTCAGCTTTCTTAAGGCCGATCAAGCGGTCAGGCCGCCGCAGCCGGCGGCGCGCCGCGCGGGGCGCGGGAGGCCTCTTGTTTCCGGCGGCACGCGCGGGCTTGCCACGGGGTGTGGAGCTGCTAGTCTCGCACGGGCCGCGGATGATCGCGGCCGGGCAGCGACGAAGAATGCATCAGGACGGGAGATCACAAGCCATGGGGATCGAGGATCTGACGGAGGCCGTGCGCGCGCGCGTGGGCGGGGCGTCCATCGGCGGCGTGCTGAAGTTCGACCTGGGGGAGGCGGGCGTCATCCGCATCGA from Rhodothalassiaceae bacterium harbors:
- a CDS encoding methylcrotonoyl-CoA carboxylase; translation: MSIIRSGIDPRDEGFRRNAEAMAALVADLREKIAAIAEGGPAHARERHKARGKLLVRERIDLLLDPGAPFLELSQLAGYGMYEDDVPAAGIVTGIGRVSGVECMIVANDATVKGGSYYPMTVKKHLRAQEIAEENRLPCIYLVDSGGANLPRQDEVFPDKNHFGRIFFNQARMSAKGIPQIAVVMGSCTAGGAYVPAMADESIIVQNQGTIFLGGPPLVKAATGEEVSAEELGGGDVHARISGVVDHLARDDAQALVMARRIVARLNWRKQGRLEIAEPREPLHDPAEIGGIIPADPRQPYDVREVIARIVDGSEFDEFKKNYGTTLVTGFARIWGYPVAILANNGVLFSESALKGAHFIELACQRRIPLVFLQNITGFMVGRKYEHGGIAKDGAKLVTAVACADVPKFTVIIGGSFGAGNYGMCGRAYGPRFLWMWPNARISVMGGEQAANVLATIRRDALAKKGIDWPAEEEEAFKAPIREQYERQGHPYYASARLWDDGIIAPEDTRRVLAMGISAALNAPVADTRFGVFRM
- a CDS encoding enoyl-CoA hydratase, with the protein product MSETLEIGLEDDGVATVRLNRPDVHNAFNEELIAALHRAFDELGRDEAVRVVILRGRGANFCAGADLDWMRRAADFGPEENRRDAEKLSEMLHALNSLPKPVVALVHGAAVGGGVGLVACADIVVAVRDARFAFTEVRLGLTPATISPYVIAKIGESAARRYFLTGERFDAIAAHDMGLVHELVGGVEDLDTAAARITAALLAAPPGALAATKALIATVKGRSIDAALRRETARIIAERRESDEAREGIAAFFARRRPGWAPARKDDARTRQGEG
- the mccA gene encoding 3-methylcrotonyl-CoA carboxylase subunit alpha; amino-acid sequence: MPLFERILIANRGEIARRVIRSCRALGVSPVAVYAEPDRDAPHVREADEALALPGADPRAAYLDAAALIAAAKAAGAEAIHPGYGFLSENPAFAESCAEAGIVFIGPPPGAMRAMAEKDAAKRLMAEAGVPVVPGYHGAEQDEATLLAEARRIGFPVLIKAVAGGGGKGMRLVEREADFAEALAAARREAAGAFGNDRVLIERYVTRPRHVEVQVFGDATGRVVALYERDCSIQRRHQKIVEEAPAPGLPEELRARMLEAAVRGAEAIGYVNAGTMEFIVDAAGPLDAGTPFYFMEMNTRLQVEHPVTEMVTGLDLVAWQIRVAAGEPLPADWPPPLSGHAIELRLYAEDPARGFLPQTGRIFHLRLPEGRPGIRADFGVEEGGAVTPHYDPMIGKLIAHGADREEARRRLIAALDALEIAGVRTNRAFLRRVVSHPAFAEGRVDTRFVADHEAELQGGDEAPAFTDWALAAAAVQHRRVHVRRRHAAQGGPDPHSPFGLADGFRLNLPATEEMLLSAGGADRRLQLVHEGECGLLVRDGEESVRIGLAGEDGEGRLLLRLDGRLVRLRAVERDHELHLFVDGRHLVFHRHSARWEDEEEAEGPGELRAPMPGRVLALKVKEGEAVERDAVLLVLEAMKMEHPLRAPRAGIVRKLAVREGDQVEEGALLLALADAGDGA
- a CDS encoding threonine ammonia-lyase, with translation MADDAVRDGLAITLEDVEAARDRIRDALVRTPVIRSGPLSDLVGAEVFLKLEIFQYTASFKERGALNRLLALSPDERRRGVVAMSAGNHAQGVARHAARLGIPATIVMPRTTPFTKVRNTERLGAEVVLVGDTLQEALDHARRLEAEGRVFIHPFDDPLIMAGQGTLALEFLKDVPDLDALIVPIGGGGLMAGVAVAAKGVRPDIRIFGVQSENYPSMKAALEGREITPKPMTVAEGIAVKAPGRLTLPIVRALVDDIFVVEEWRIEDAIDLLAEVEKIVVEGAGAAPLAALRRERRAFEGRRVGLVVTGGNIDPRTLTACMLRRMVRDGRLARLKVTTPDVPGSLSRITAVIGRAGGNILDVVHQRPFAAAPVRYTEIELVVETKDRAHTEQLIAALAGEGFAVENISGDTHRKAQSL